In a genomic window of Schistocerca gregaria isolate iqSchGreg1 chromosome 5, iqSchGreg1.2, whole genome shotgun sequence:
- the LOC126273277 gene encoding dynein axonemal assembly factor 1 homolog, which yields MNGSGDIVVQVRQDNEPRMTKKSLRKICTDNDLYVTPHLNDVLYLHYKGFSKIENLEEYTGLKCLWLQNNDIEKIENLENQTNLKSLFLHYNLIEKIENLEVLQELDTVDLSHNSIRKLETIDVLPVLDSLYITHNKLQTVEDIEILAKCKQLSVLDLSFNHLDSPDIVNVLGAMENLRVLTLTGNPVLKQLSPYRKLIIINCKHLLHLDERPVFDKDRACTEAWFAGGEEAEKKLMEKFIQEDRDVCLRSALELIQMRDRKIAERAAQLADDTLQCVSLLFSEYSQLPYTPLQITASHSNDVKSNYTNAEKTGENLGKLTVLKNTHDAEPSQHAASESNSCEFSLNAITAADKSTYESCNKETALLREQDNLDNLGHCELETDNDCKNTPEVDGYRTCVHERIKIHDTCVNNTDCTQTQAENNGRDSLVCHTHHDHQIFFSSVCGQKVPVPNEQQMFYSACIENTVEKQEESDTVTREGKYKNFTYDNCENAIACDCSTEHAVKCNAKITAHGLSSDKQFTVHKAAKNIACNLSTSSSENNSCNKEKELALHDRERMVLDKQMKPDCLNTRVLQNEGEKSPQSDCYNTDLIQKAVAPTSEENVLMYNGNKLIGVDMAEQLLSQQQSAYNPQEDNIVDDHGEDRTLGLGNSKDETVVLQKQ from the exons ATGAATGGAAGTGGAGACATTGTAGTACAGGTTCGACAAGATAATGAACCGCGAATGACAAAAAAGTCTCTGCGAAAAATCTGCACGGACAACGACTTGTATGTGACGCCGCATTTAAATGATGTTTTGTATCTACATTACAAAGGCTTCAGTAAAATAGAGAACCTAGAAGAATACACTGGGCTGAAATGTCTCTGGTTGCAAAATAATGACATTGAGAAGATTGAGAATCTCGAAAATCAAACAAATTTGAAAAGTCTTTTTTTGCACTACAATTTAATTGAGAAAATCGAAAATTTGGAAGTGCTTCAGGAGTTAGATACAGTGGATTTGAGCCACAATTCAATCCGAAAATTAGAAACTATAGACGTTCTGCCAGTGCTTGACTCTCTGTACATAACACATAATAAGCTTCAAACAGTTGAAGACATAGAAATTCTTGCAAAATGTAAGCAGCTGAGTGTTTTGGACTTGTCTTTCAATCATTTGGACAGTCCCGACATTGTTAATGTGCTTGGTGCCATGGAAAACCTCCGAGTTCTTACTCTGACAGGAAACCCTGTACTCAAACAGCTTTCTCCATACAGAaagttaataataataaactgcAAACATTTATTACATCTGGATGAACGCCCGGTATTTGATAAAGACAGAGCATGCACAGAAGCATGGTTTGCAGGTGGGGAGGAAGCAGAAAAGAAACTaatggaaaaatttatacaagaagaTAGAGATGTATGCCTAAGAAGTGCTTTGGAACTTATACAAATGCGTGATAGGAAAATTGCAGAGAGGGCTGCACAACTAGCCGATGACACACTACAGTGTGTTTCATTACTGTTTTCAGAATATTCTCAGTTACCCTACACACCATTACAAATTACAGCCAGTCATTCTAACGATGTCAAAAGTAACTACACAAATGCTGAGAAAACTGGGGAAA ACCTTGGAAAGCTAACAGTGCTAAAAAATACTCATGATGCAGAGCCCTCACAACATGCTGCCTCTGAGAGCAACAGCTGTGAATTTAGTTTGAATGCCATTACTGCTGCGGATAAAAGCACCTATGAAAGCTGCAACAAAGAAACTGCACTGCTCAGAGAACAAGACAATCTTGATAATTTAGGACACTGTGAATTAGAAACAGATAACGACTGCAAAAATACACCTGAAGTGGATGGATATAGAACCTGTGTGCATGAGAGAATCAAAATACATGACACTTGTGTAAACAACACAGATTGTACACAGACTCAGGCAGAAAATAATGGCAGGGATAGTCTAGTTTGTCATACTCATCATGAtcatcaaatatttttttcttcagtttgtgGCCAGAAGGTCCCTGTACCTAATGAGCAGCAAATGTTCTATAGTGCATGCATAGAAAACACAGTGGAAAAACAGGAGGAGAGTGACACTGTTACTAGAGAAGGCAAATATAAAAACTTTACCTACGACAATTGTGAAAATGCAATAGCTTGTGATTGCAGTACAGAACATGctgttaaatgtaatgcaaaaataaCTGCTCATGGTCTTTCAAGTGACAAACAATTTACAGTACACAAAGCAGCAAAAAACATAGCATGCAACCTAAGCACTTCCTCATCTGAAAACAATAGCTGTAATAAAGAAAAAGAGCTTGCATTGCATGACAGAGAGAGAATGGTGCTTGACAAGCAGATGAAACCAGACTGTTTGAACACTAGGGTGTTGCAAAATGAAGGTGAAAAGAGCCCCCAGTCTGACTGTTATAACACAGATTTAATTCAGAAAGCAGTTGCACCAACCTCTGAGGAAAATGTGTTAATGTACAATGGGAATAAATTAATAGGTGTAGACATGGCAGAACAATTATTAAGTCAACAACAATCTGCATACAATCCTCAAGAAGATAATATTGTAGATGATCATGGTGAGGATAGAACACTGGGTTTGGGGAACAGTAAAGATGaaactgttgtgctacagaaacaaTAG